A region of Lepus europaeus isolate LE1 chromosome 2, mLepTim1.pri, whole genome shotgun sequence DNA encodes the following proteins:
- the LOC133747817 gene encoding olfactory receptor 5H8-like translates to MEKKNSTLLAEFVLTGLTFPSQWKIPVFLGFLLIYLLTIMGNLGLIALIWSDPHLHIPMYLFLGSLALVDTWLSSTVTPKMLVNLLSKSKMISLSECMIQFFSFAVSATTECFLLATMAYDRYVAICKPLLYPMIMDNGLCIRLLVLSFGGGFIHALIHESFLLRLTFCHSNIVYHFYCDIIPLLKISCTDPSINILMLFIFSGSIQVFTIVTVLVSYTFILFAILRKKSEKGLRKAFSTCGSHLLSVCLYYGPLLFMYVRPTSSETNDQDMIFSLFYTVIIPVLNPIIYSLRNKKVIDSLSKSLKRNV, encoded by the coding sequence atggaaaagaaaaattcaaccTTGCTGGCAGAGTTTGTTCTCACGGGACTTACCTTTCCGTCACAGTGGAAAATCCCTGTCTTCCTGGGGTTCTTGCTGATCTATCTCCTCACCATCATGGGAAACCTGGGACTCATTGCTCTCATTTGGAGTGACCCTCACCTTCATATTCCCATGTATTTGTTTCTTGGGAGTTTAGCCTTGGTGGATACTTGGTTATCATCCACAGTGACTCCAAAGATGCTGGTCAACTTGTTATCCAAGAGTAAGATGATATCTCTCTCAGAATGCatgatacaatttttttcttttgcagttagTGCAACCACAGAATGTTTTCTGTTGGCAACAATGGCTTATGATCGCTATGTAGCCATATGCAAACCATTACTTTATCCAATGATTATGGACAATGGACTATGCATTCGGCTGTTAGTCTTGTCATTTGGGGGTGGCTTTATTCATGCCTTAATTCATGAAAGTTTTCTATTGAGATTAACCTTCTGTCATTCCAACATAGTATATCACTTTTATTGTGATATTATACCATTGTTAAAGATTTCTTGTACTGATCCTTCTATTAATATTctaatgctttttattttctctggttCAATTCAGGTATTCACCATTGTAACAGTTCTTGTCTCTTATACATTTATTCTCTTTgcaatcttaagaaagaaatctgaaaaggGCTTAAGGAAAGCTTTCTCCACCTGTGGATCCCACCTCTTGTCTGTCTGTTTATATTATGGCCCGCTTCTCTTCATGTATGTTCGCCCGACATCTTCAGAAACAAATGATCAGGATATGATCTTCTCTCTGTTTTACACTGTCATAATTCCAGTGCTAAATCCAATTATCTACAGTCTGAGAAATAAGAAAGTCATAGACTCACTTTCCAAAAGTTTAAAGAGAAATGTATAG